In Stegostoma tigrinum isolate sSteTig4 chromosome 12, sSteTig4.hap1, whole genome shotgun sequence, the following proteins share a genomic window:
- the LOC125456831 gene encoding uncharacterized protein LOC125456831 isoform X1 translates to MEIKAVCVLKDQHDIYPYVHDLPDPVSGVSGVVVFESRANGQVLIKGTFTGLPRGKHGLHVCTFGNLFNAIRFPTVWKQAVRPNKSTPPLEASHPDPSPYNPDTSLNTTGNLAWPIHLTCTSLDCGRKPEHPEETHADMGRMRKLHTDSCLGRESTPGPWCCEAAVLTTESPCHP, encoded by the exons ATGGAGATAAAAGCTGTTTGTGTCCTGAAAGATCAGCATGATATATATCCTTATGTCCATGATTTACCCGACCCTGTCAGCGGCGTCAGTGGAGTCGTCGTTTTTGAATCTCGG GCAAATGGACAAGTGTTAATAAAAGGAACTTTTACGGGATTGCCTCGTGGAAAACATGGGCTTCATGTGTGTACTTTTGGAAATCTTTTTAATG cgattagattccctacagtgtggaaacaggccgttcggcccaacaagtccacaccgccccttgaagcatcccacccagacccttccccctataatccagacacatccctgaacactacaggcaatttagcgtggccaatccacctaacctgcacatctttggactgtggaaggaaaccagagcacccggaggaaacccacgcagacatgggcagaatgcgcaaactccacacagacagttgcctggggcGGGAATCGactccaggtccctggtgctgtgaggctgcagtgctaaccactgagtcaccgtgccacccctaa